The Impatiens glandulifera chromosome 3, dImpGla2.1, whole genome shotgun sequence genome contains a region encoding:
- the LOC124929870 gene encoding crooked neck-like protein 1, with protein MGGNNKESDPSLGFLTKKDTEVKLPRPTHVKNEAPASIQITAEQILREARERQEPEIRPPKQKITDVTELNDYRILKRKEFEDLIRRVRLNDSVWIKYAQWEESQKDFNRARSIWERALEVDYRNHTLWLKYAETEMKNKFVNDARNVWDRAVTLLPRVDQLWYKYIHMEEMLGNVAGARQIFERWMGWSPDQQGWLSYIKFELRYKEIERARGIFERFVQCHPKVSAWIRYCKFEMKNGEVGRSRNCYERAVGLLAEDEDAEQLFVVFAEFEERCKEIERARRIYKYALDHIPKGRAEDLYKKFVSFEKQYGDKGGIEDAIVGKRRFQYEDQVRKNPMNYDTWFDYIKLEESAGNKDRTREVYEKSIANVPPAEEKRYWQRYIYLWINYALFEELDAQDMNRTRDVYRECLNLIPHAKFSFSKIWLMAAKFEIRQLNLKAARQILGNAIGRWPKHKIFKKYIEIELNLGNIDRCRKLYEKYLEWSPENCYGWIKYAELEKDLTETDRARAIFELAIAQPALDMPEALWKKYIDYEISEFEFQRARELYERLLDRTKHINVWISYAEFEASAEESLDSAKCLERSRGIFERGINHFRTSAPELKEERAMLLEKWLVVERKFGELGDESLVRSKMPKKLKRRRQIGAEDGLEGYEEYIDYLFPEETQAPTLKILEAAYKWKKQKQSDIDEEEED; from the exons ATGGGAGGGAATAACAAGGAATCAGACCCTTCCTTAGGTTTTCTTACCAAGAAGGACACTGAAGTTAAGCTTCCTCGTCCAACCCATGTGAAGAACGAGGCTCCTGCCTCGATTCAGATCACTGCGGAGCAGATCCTCCGTGAAGCACGAGAAAGGCAAGAGCCTGAAATCCGACCACCAAAGCAGAAGATCACAGATGTCACCGAACTAAACGACTATCGTATCCTTAAGCGCAAGGAATTCGAAGATCTAATCCGCCGCGTCCGATTGAACGACAGCGTTTGGATCAAGTACGCTCAATGGGAGGAATCGCAGAAGGATTTCAACCGTGCTCGTTCCATTTGGGAACGAGCACTAGAAGTCGATTACAGGAATCACACTCTTTGGTTAAAGTACGCCGAAACTGAGATGAAGAACAAGTTCGTCAATGACGCAAGAAATGTCTGGGATCGAGCCGTTACTCTTCTTCCTAGAGTTGATCAGCTGTGGTACAAGTACATTCACATGGAGGAGATGCTTGGAAACGTTGCAGGAGCTCGCCAGATCTTCGAGAGGTGGATGGGTTGGTCACCCGATCAACAAGGCTGGCTTTCCTACATAAAGTTCGAACTCCGTTACAAAGAAATCGAAAGAGCAAGAGGAATCTTCGAGAGATTCGTGCAGTGTCATCCAAAAGTCAGTGCTTGGATTAGATATTgtaagtttgaaatgaagaacGGAGAGGTTGGACGATCAAGGAATTGCTATGAAAGGGCTGTAGGGTTGCTTGCTGAAGACGAAGATGCAGAGCAGCTGTTTGTCGTGTTTGCTGAATTTGAAGAACGTTGTAAGGAGATAGAAAGAGCGAGGCGTATCTACAAATACGCACTTGATCACATCCCAAAAGGGCGTGCAGAGGACCTGTATAAAAAATTTGTATCTTTTGAGAAGCAATACGGTGATAAGGGTGGTATAGAGGACGCCATTGTTGGGAAGAGAAGGTTTCAGTACGAGGATCAAGTGAGGAAGAACCCAATGAACTACGACACGTGGTTTGATTACATTAAGTTGGAAGAAAGCGCAGGAAACAAAGATCGAACTCGCGAGGTTTACGAGAAATCCATTGCCAACGTTCCTCCAGCAGAAGAGAAGCGATATTGGCAGcgttatatatatttgtg GATTAACTATGCTTTATTTGAAGAACTTGATGCACAAGATATGAACCGGACTAGAGATGTATACAG GGAATGTCTTAATTTAATTCCACATGcaaagttttcgttttctaaaATTTGGTTAATGGCTGCTAAGTTTGAAATAAGGCAACTCAACCTGAAAGCTGCTAGACAAATCCTTGGAAACGCCATTGGAAGATGGCCGAAACACAAA ATATTCAAAAAGTACATCGAGATAGAACTAAACCTTGGAAACATTGATCGTTGTCGAAAGCTATATGAAAAGTATTTGGAATGGTCCCCCGAGAATTGCTACGGCTGGATAAAGTATGCAGAGCTAGAGAAAGACCTAACTGAAACGGATAGGGCTAGAGCTATCTTTGAGCTTGCTATTGCTCAACCAGCTCTCGATATGCCTGAAGCTCTATGGAAG AAATACATTGACTATGAAATATCAGAATTCGAATTCCAAAGAGCTAGAGAACTCTACGAGAGGCTTTTGGATAGAACAAAGCATATTAATGTTTGGATTAGTTATGCTGAATTTGAAGCGTCTGCTGAGGAAAGCCTGGACTCAGCCAAATGCCTTGAACGAAGTAGAG GAATATTTGAGAGAGGCATAAATCATTTTAGAACATCAGCCCCGGAACTGAAAGAAGAGAGAGCTATGCTGTTGGAGAAGTGGTTGGTTGTTGAACGCAAATTTGGAGAGTTGGGCGATGAGAGTTTAGTCCGTTCGAAGATGCCCAAGAAACTAAAGAGGAGACGGCAGATAGGGGCGGAGGATGGTCTTGAAGg ATACGAAGAATACATTGACTACTTGTTCCCAGAAGAAACACAAGCACCAACTCTGAAGATACTTGAAGCTGCGTACAAATGGAAAAAACAGAAGCAATCAGacattgatgaagaagaagaagattag
- the LOC124929087 gene encoding probable GABA transporter 2 encodes MEIELSQVNNISPANRLKDDAGAAFVLESKGQWWHAGYHLTTAIVGPTILTLPYAFRGLGWGLGFMALTVMGIVTFYSYYLMSRVLDYCEKDGRRHIRFRELAADVLGSGWMFYFVIFIQTAINTGIGIGAILLAGECLQLMYSNISPHGPLKLYEFIAMVTLVMIVLSQLPSFHSLRHINLGSLFLSLGYTLLVVLSCIGAGLSKHAPEKSYSLESSESAKLFSAFNSISIIAAIFGNGILPEIQATLAPPTTGKMVKGLIMCYSVIFVTFYSAAISGYFVFGNKSNSNILKNLLPDEGPALAPTWAIALAVIFVLLQLLAIGLVYSQVAFEIMEKKTADVKKGMFSKRNLVPRIILRTLYMIFCGFFAAMLPFFGDINAVVGAIGFIPLDFVLPMVLYNMTFKPKRSSITYWMNNIIIVVFTCAGLLGAFSSVRKIVLDANKFKLFSSEVVD; translated from the exons ATGGAAATAGAGCTTTCACAGGTCAACAACATCTCTCCGGCGAACCGGTTAAAGGACGATGCAGGTGCCGCCTTCGTTTTGGAATCTAAAG GGCAGTGGTGGCACGCCGGATACCATCTCACGACGGCGATCGTCGGACCCACGATTCTGACGCTGCCGTACGCCTTCCGTGGCCTGGGATGGGGATTAGGGTTTATGGCCTTAACGGTAATGGGAATAGTAACTTTCTACTCTTATTACCTAATGTCTCGTGTCCTAGATTACTGCGAGAAAGACGGCCGCCGCCACATTCGCTTCCGCGAACTCGCCGCCGACGTCTTAg GGTCAGGATGGATGTTCTATTTTGTGATTTTCATCCAAACAGCCATCAATACTGGTATAGGGATCGGAGCCATTCTTCTCGCCGGTGAATGTCTACAG CTCATGTATTCGAACATATCTCCACACGGCCCACTGAAGCTGTACGAGTTCATAGCTATGGTGACTCTAGTTATGATAGTTCTTTCTCAACTTCCTTCGTTCCATTCCCTCAGACATATTAACCTCGGATCACTTTTTCTTAGCTTGGGTTACACTCTGCTCGTCGTCCTATCCTGCATTGGTGCTG GTTTATCTAAACACGCCCCTGAAAAAAGTTATTCTTTAGAGTCTTCTGAATCAGCCAAGCTTTTTAGTGCTTTCAATTCTATCTCAATAATCGCAGCCATATTTGGGAACGGAATACTCCCAGAGATTCAa GCAACTCTTGCACCACCAACCACTGGGAAGATGGTGAAAGGTTTGATAATGTGTTACTCAGTAATCTTCGTAACGTTCTATTCTGCAGCGATATCTGGATATTTTGTATTTGGTAACAAATCCAATTCAAATATTCTGAAAAATCTATTGCCCGATGAAGGACCGGCTCTAGCTCCTACATGGGCTATAGCTCTCGCGGTTATATTCGTGCTTCTTCAACTCTTAGCCATCGGTCTG GTTTACTCTCAAGTTGCGTTTGAGATAATGGAGAAGAAAACTGCAGACGTAAAGAAGGGGATGTTCTCGAAAAGAAACCTAGTTCCGAGGATAATTCTGAGGACATTGTACATGATCTTCTGTGGGTTTTTTGCTGCTATGTTGCCTTTTTTCGGAGATATTAACGCTGTTGTAGGGGCAATAGGATTCATTCCTTTGGACTTTGTACTCCCAATGGTTCTTTACAACATGACCTTCAAGCCTAAGAGATCATCTATTACTTACTGGATGAACAACATCATAATTGTGGTTTTCACATGTGCGGGGCTCTTGGGCGCGTTTTCGTCTGTAAGGAAGATAGTTCTTGATGCTAACAAGTTCAAGCTCTTCAGCAGCGAGGTTGTTGATTAG
- the LOC124929089 gene encoding mitochondrial adenine nucleotide transporter ADNT1-like gives MGASEDLVTKSTETAPVTTIVNLDKEPKIAGVKAPTHALLSICKSLVAGGVAGGVSRTAVAPLERLKILLQVQNPHSIKYNGTIQGLKYIWRTEGFRGLFKGNGTNCARIVPNSAVKFFSYEEASKGILLLYQRQSGKEDAELTPLLRLGAGACAGIIAMSATYPMDLVRGRITVQTESSPRHYRGIFHALSTVFREEGPRALYKGWLPSVIGVIPYVGLNFAVYESLKDWLIKARPFGLVEESELSVTTKLACGAAAGTVGQTVAYPLDVIRRRMQMVGWKGAASVVTGGDGMEKVAPLEYKGMIDAFRKTVQYEGIGALYKGLVPNSVKVVPSIAIAFVTYEMAKDVLGVEVKISD, from the exons ATGGGGGCGTCCGAGGATTTGGTAACAAAGTCGACTGAGACGGCGCCAGTGACAACCATCGTCAATCTGGATAAAGAGCCGAAGATAGCCGGAGTTAAGGCTCCTACTCATGCTTTACTCAGTATCTGCAAGTCTCTCGTCGCCGGTGGCGTTGCTGGAGGAGT ATCTCGTACTGCAGTTGCACCTTTGGAGCGTCTAAAGATTCTTCTCCAG GTTCAGAATCCTCATAGTATAAAATACAATGGAACAATTCAAGGTTTGAAATATATATGGAGAACTGAGGGTTTTCGTGGACTATTTAAAGGCAATGGCACTAATTGTGCCCGCATAGTCCCCAACTCAGCAGTCAAGTTCTTTAGCTATGAGGAAGCATCTAA GGGAATTCTATTACTTTATCAGCGGCAAAGTGGAAAGG AAGATGCTGAGCTTACACCTCTGCTACGGCTTGGAGCCGGAGCTTGTGCTGGAATCATTGCCATGTCAGCAACCTATCCAATGGATTTGGTGCGAGGGCGCATTACAGTCCAG ACAGAATCATCTCCTCGCCACTATAGAGGAATTTTTCACGCTCTATCAACTGTTTTTCGCGAAGAAGGTCCACGTGCTTTATACAAAGGATGGCTCCCTTCCGTCATAGGAGTTATACCCTATGTGGGCCTCAACTTTGCGGTTTATGAATCTCTGAAGGACTGGTTGATCAAAGCTAGACCATTCGGACTAGTTGAGGAGTCTGAGTTGAGCGTCACAACAAAGCTTGCATGTGGAGCAGCTGCTGGTACGGTTGGCCAGACCGTTGCTTATCCTCTAGATGTCATCCGAAGAAGGATGCAGATGGTCGGTTGGAAAGGAGCTGCATCAGTCGTAACAGGCGGGGATGGAATGGAAAAAGTTGCACCACTGGAATATAAGGGTATGATTGATGCTTTCCGAAAGACAGTTCAATACGAGGGCATTGGTGCTTTATACAAAGGATTGGTTCCCAATTCTGTTAAG GTGGTACCATCTATTGCAATTGCATTTGTTACATATGAGATGGCGAAAGATGTTCTTGGAGTGGAGGTTAAGATATCTGATTGA
- the LOC124931261 gene encoding endoglucanase 6 — MSPLLLLLFCFLIPGAFAGGHDYAQALTKGVMFFEAQRSGYLPSNQRIQWRGNSGLADGKINGVDLVGGYYDAGDNVKFGLPMAFTITMLSWSTLEYGGQMGGAGELDNTLEAIKWGTDYLIKAHPQPEVLYGEVGDGNTDHYCWQRPEDMTTSRQAYRIDVNNPGSDLAGETAAAMAAASIVFRHRDASYAKELLSHAQQLFEFADKYRGKYDGSISVAQKYYRSVSGYADELLWGAAWLYKATNNPYYLSYLANNGEALGGTGWAMTEFGWDVKYAGVQTLVAKLLMGGKAGSYVDVFEKYQEKAEYFMCSCLGKGTNNVQKTPGGLIFRQRWNNLQFVTSASFLLTVYSDYLSSANKNLHCASGTVSPDEILSFAKSQVDYILGDNPRATSYMVGYGNNYPQQVHHRGSSIVSYKVDSTFVTCRGGYATWFSRKASDPNQLTGAIVGGPDAYDNFADQRDNYEQTEPATYNNAPLLGTLARLHGGQSSYNQLLHEEIIFPASKTTQPNPAPEAIVSHEKSTLSSIDIAIEQRKTSSWDHEGKTYYRYSTTLTNNSGKTVKNLQLSISKLYGPIWGLTKSDIVADSYVFPAWMESLPSGKSLEFVYIHAASEADVSVKSYTLG; from the exons ATGTCTCCTTTGCTTCTTCTGCTCTTCTGTTTTCTAATTCCTGGAGCTTTCGCCGGCGGCCATGATTATGCCCAAGCTCTCACAAAGGGTGTCATGTTCTTTGAAGCTCAGAGATCTGGTTATCTCCCTAGTAATCAAAGAATCCAATGGAGAGGCAATTCTGGTCTCGCGGATGGAAAGATCAACGGG GTGGATTTGGTGGGAGGATATTATGATGCAGGGGATAATGTGAAGTTTGGATTGCCAATGGCGTTCACGATAACAATGTTGTCATGGAGCACACTGGAATACGGAGGGCAAATGGGTGGAGCTGGAGAGCTTGATAATACATTGGAAGCTATTAAATGGGGAACTGATTATCTCATTAAAGCTCATCCTCAGCCCGAAGTTCTTTACGGAGAG GTAGGAGATGGGAATACAGATCACTACTGTTGGCAGAGACCAGAGGATATGACTACATCACGTCAAGCTTACAGGATCGACGTTAACAATCCTGGATCTGACCTCGCCGGTGAAACGGCCGCCGCCATGGCTGCCGCTTCTATTGTTTTCCGACACCGTGACGCTTCTTATGCCAAGGAGCTTCTATCTCATGCTCAACAG CTGTTTGAATTTGCGGACAAATACAGAGGGAAATACGATGGCAGCATCTCCGTTGCTCAAAAGTACTACCGATCAGTCAGTGGATACGCA GATGAATTGCTTTGGGGAGCAGCCTGGTTATACAAGGCCACCAACAACCCATATTACTTAAGCTATCTGGCTAACAATGGTGAAGCCCTCGGTGGAACGGGTTGGGCCATGACCGAATTCGGATGGGACGTCAAGTATGCCGGAGTTCAAACCCTTGTTGCTAAg CTACTCATGGGAGGGAAAGCAGGTTCATATGTAGATGTGTTTGAAAAGTATCAAGAAAAGGCAGAGTATTTCATGTGTTCTTGTCTAGGAAAAGGAACAAACAATGTTCAGAAAACACCAGGCGGTCTCATTTTCAGGCAAAGATGGAACAACTTGCAGTTTGTAACCAGCGCTTCCTTCCTCCTCACTGTCTACTCCGATTACTTGTCATCGGCTAACAAGAACCTCCATTGTGCCTCCGGCACTGTCTCCCCTGACGAGATCCTTTCGTTTGCGAAATCTCAG GTGGACTACATTCTTGGAGACAATCCGAGAGCTACTAGTTATATGGTTGGATATGGAAACAACTACCCACAACAAGTTCATCACAGGGGATCTTCAATTGTTTCGTATAAGGTTGATTCGACTTTTGTTACTTGTCGGGGAGGTTATGCCACTTGGTTTAGTCGTAAGGCTAGTGATCCGAATCAACTCACGGGTGCAATTGTTGGGGGTCCTGATGCCTACGATAACTTTGCTGATCAAAGAGATAACTATGAGCAAACTGAACCTGCCACCTATAACAATGCTCCTCTCCTCGGCACTCTTGCCCGTTTACATGGCGGCCAAAGCAGCTATAACCAGCTCCTACACGAGG AAATCATCTTTCCAGCATCGAAAACAACACAACCTAATCCAGCTCCTGAAGCCATAGTCTCACATGAGAAAAGTACCTTATCTTCAATTGACATTGCCATTGAACAGAGGAAAACTTCTTCATGGGATCACGAGGGGAAGACTTACTACAGATATTCGACAACCCTGACGAACAATTCAGGGAAAACAGTGAAGAATCTGCAGCTGTCTATATCGAAACTCTATGGTCCTATATGGGGGTTGACGAAATCTGACATTGTCGCGGATTCATACGTGTTCCCAGCTTGGATGGAATCATTACCATCGGGAAAGAGCTTGGAATTCGTTTACATTCATGCAGCCTCTGAAGCAGACGTATCAGTTAAAAGTTATACGTTGGGATAG
- the LOC124929085 gene encoding crooked neck-like protein 1, with protein sequence MGGNNKESDPSLGFLTKKDTEVKLPRPTRVKNKTPASIQITAEQILREARERQEAEIRPPKQKITDVTELNDYCLRKRKEFEDLIRRVRWNISVWVKYAQWEESQKDFNRARSIWERALEVDYRNHTLWLKYAETEMKNKFVNHARNVWDRAVTLLPRVDQLWYKYIHMEEMLGNVAGARQIFERWMGWSPDQQGWLSYIKFELRYNEIERARGIFERFVQCHPKVSAWIRYCKFEMKNGEVGRSRNCYERAVGLLAEDEDAEQLFVAFAEFEERCKEIERARCIYKYSLDHIPKGRAEDLYRKFVSFEKQYGDKDGIEDAIVAKRRFQYEDEVRKNPMNYDTWFDYIKLEESAGNKDRIREVYERSIANVPPAEEKRYWQRYIYLWINYALYEELDAQDMNRTRDVYRECLNLIPHAKFSFSKIWLMAAKFEIRQLNLKAARQILGNAIGRCPKHKIFKKYIEIELNLGNIDRCRKLYEKYLEWSPENCYGWIKYAELEKDLIETERARAIFELAIAQPALDMPEALWKKYIDYEISQAEFQRARELYERLLDRTKHVKVWISYAEFEASAVESLDSAECLERSRGIFERAINHFRTSAPELKEERAMLLEKWLVVERKFGDLGDESLVRSKMPKKLKRRRQIGAEDGLEGYEEYIDYLFPEETQAPTLKILEAAYKWKKQKQSANDEEED encoded by the exons atgggGGGGAATAACAAGGAATCAGACCCTTCCCTAGGTTTTCTTACCAAGAAAGACACTGAAGTTAAGCTTCCTCGTCCCACTCGTGTCAAGAACAAGACTCCTGCCTCGATTCAGATCACTGCGGAGCAGATCCTCCGTGAAGCACGAGAAAGGCAAGAGGCTGAAATCCGACCACCAAAGCAAAAGATCACAGATGTCACCGAATTGAACGACTATTGTCTCCGCAAGCGCAAGGAATTCGAAGATCTAATCCGCCGCGTGCGATGGAACATTAGCGTATGGGTGAAGTACGCCCAATGGGAGGAATCACAGAAGGATTTCAACCGTGCTCGTTCCATTTGGGAACGAGCACTAGAAGTCGATTACAGGAATCACACTCTTTGGTTAAAGTACGCCGAAACTGAGATGAAGAACAAGTTCGTCAATCACGCAAGAAATGTCTGGGATAGAGCCGTTACTCTTCTTCCTAGAGTTGATCAGCTGTGGTACAAGTACATTCACATGGAGGAGATGCTTGGAAACGTTGCAGGAGCTCGTCAGATCTTCGAGAGGTGGATGGGTTGGTCACCCGATCAACAAGGCTGGCTTTCCTACATAAAGTTCGAACTCCGTTACAACGAAATCGAAAGAGCAAGAGGAATCTTCGAGAGATTTGTGCAGTGTCATCCAAAAGTCAGTGCTTGGATTAGATATTgtaagtttgaaatgaagaacGGAGAGGTTGGACGATCAAGGAATTGCTATGAAAGGGCTGTAGGGTTGCTTGCTGAAGACGAAGATGCAGAGCAGCTGTTTGTCGCGTTTGCTGAATTTGAAGAACGGTGTAAGGAGATAGAAAGAGCGAGGTGTATCTACAAATACTCACTTGATCACATCCCAAAAGGGCGTGCAGAAGACCTGTATAGAAAATTTGTATCTTTTGAGAAGCAATACGGTGATAAGGATGGTATAGAGGATGCCATTGTTGCGAAGAGAAGGTTTCAGTACGAGGATGAAGTGAGGAAGAACCCAATGAACTACGACACGTGGTTTGATTACATTAAGTTGGAAGAAAGCGCAGGAAACAAAGATCGAATTCGCGAGGTTTACGAGAGATCTATCGCCAACGTTCCTCCAGCTGAAGAGAAGCGATATTGGCAGcgttatatatatttgtg GATTAACTATGCTTTATATGAAGAACTTGATGCACAAGATATGAACCGGACTAGAGATGTATACAG GGAATGTCTTAATTTAATTCCACATGcaaagttttcgttttctaaaATTTGGTTAATGGCTGCTAAGTTTGAAATAAGGCAACTCAACCTGAAAGCTGCCAGACAAATCCTTGGAAATGCCATTGGAAGATGCCCGAAACACAAA ATATTCAAGAAGTACATCGAGATAGAACTGAATCTTGGAAACATTGATCGTTGTCGAAAGCTATATGAAAAGTATTTGGAATGGTCCCCCGAGAATTGCTACGGTTGGATAAAGTATGCAGAGCTAGAGAAAGACCTAATTGAAACCGAGAGGGCTAGAGCTATCTTTGAGCTTGCAATTGCTCAACCAGCTCTCGATATGCCTGAAGCTCTATGGAAG AAATACATCGACTATGAAATATCACAAGCAGAATTTCAAAGAGCTAGAGAACTGTACGAGAGGCTTTTGGATAGAACAAAACATGTTAAGGTTTGGATTAGTTATGCTGAATTTGAGGCTTCTGCTGTGGAAAGCCTGGACTCAGCCGAATGCCTTGAACGGAGTAGAG GAATATTTGAGAGAGCCATAAACCATTTTAGAACCTCAGCCCCGGAACTGAAAGAAGAGAGAGCTATGCTGTTGGAGAAGTGGTTGGTTGTTGAACGCAAATTTGGAGATTTGGGCGATGAGAGTTTAGTCCGCTCGAAGATGCCCAAGAAACTAAAGAGGAGACGGCAGATAGGAGCGGAGGATGGTCTCGAAGG ATACGAAGAATACATTGACTACTTGTTCCCAGAAGAAACACAAGCACCAACTCTTAAGATTCTTGAAGCTGCGTACAAATGGAAAAAGCAGAAGCAATCAGccaatgatgaagaagaagattag
- the LOC124929086 gene encoding uncharacterized protein LOC124929086, with protein sequence MDFTFDDLKDDIRKTSYNKSVFDDGHGVEMNGMEQNNGGRPAGCTSRTRSYIEDLSSRRNEIGIEGSGIRFPGRMRFSNLPYVDQYEQTTANHYLDRVDHVQHNGRDELLKKIDELKDQIIRSCDIVTESPRQRFHKNRIVPTGTNHYAGHGYYTPNLSNNLHNRHVSHESYGEYNHRPLPPIHKFNLDAHEVYPVHNGNWSPNQTAKRPSDQIQSHYPGKNYHRNFDGNRSHDDREAFYHKPDCSCLKCYADNILVPETSDFIHQSPGKMVDSLRKKLVYKPIAGGAPFMLCTSCFELLKLPRKGVMNVRNEQQLCCGNCSAIFFIRIEKNKIVPIPKASNQVLNEVGTSGTNLHTYNHQRFGTKESCSIDFDNSSFDFHFTVAESNIVSVGKSEFGNQEKATLEKSISPYEKMEEGDGTMKTELNECLVTNHKEDTSVETEMDDQVGISQERNHNKTDLGKEIPSSSGSVEMKPNVFINGKPLADHIVQKAEKFAGPIQPGNYWYDFQAGFWGVIGHPCLGIIPPFIEELSCPMPDRCGGGNTEIYVNGRELHDRDLDLLANRGLPTTRNKSYVVLFSGRVFDKYTGHELKSIGQLAPTVQRQMCGYGMKVPRFLSN encoded by the exons ATGGATTTTACGTTTGATGACTTGAAGGATGATATTAGAAAGACAAGTTATAATAAATCAGTGTTCGACGATGGACATGGCGTGGAAATGAACGGGATGGAGCAAAACAATGGCGGTAGACCTGCAGGCTGTACATCACGAACTAGGTCTTACATAGAAGATTTGAGTtctaggaggaatgagattggAATTGAAGGGAGCGGCATACGTTTTCCAGGAAGAATGAGGTTTTCAAATTTACCTTATGTCGATCAGTATGAGCAAACAACTGCTAACCATTACTTAGATAGAGTTGACCACGTGCAGCACAATGGAAGAGACGAGCTCCTGAAGAAGATTGATGAACTAAAGGATCAAATTATCAGATCTTGTGATATTGTGACAGAGAGCCCTAGGCAAAGATTTCACAAGAATAGAATAGTTCCTACTGGGACTAACCATTATGCCGGGCATGGATACTACACACCAAATCTTTCAAACAATTTGCATAATAGGCACGTTTCACATGAATCTTATGGCGAATATAATCATAGACCTCTTCCTCCCATCCATAAGTTCAATCTGGATGCACATGAGGTTTATCCTGTTCATAACGGTAATTGGTCTCCAAATCAAACAGCCAAAAGGCCTTCAGACCAGATACAATCTCATTACCCAGGGAAAAACTATCACAGGAATTTTGATGGGAATCGTTCACATGATGACCGTGAAGCTTTCTATCATAAGCCTGATTGCTCTTGCTTGAAATGTTATGCTGATAACATCCTAGTTCCAGAGACTTCTGACTTTATTCATCAGTCTCCTGGAAAGATGGTGGATTCCCTTAGAAAGAAATTGGTCTATAAGCCTATAGCTGGTGGTGCCCCATTTATGCTGTGCACTAGTTGCTTTGAATTGTTGAAGTTGCCTCGAAAGGGTGTCATGAATGTCAGAAATGAACAACAACTCTGCTGTGGAAACTGTTCTGCTATATTTTTTATCAGAATTGAGAAGAACAAGATTGTTCCCATTCCTAAAGCATCCAATCAGGTTTTGAATGAAGTTGGTACATCAGGGACAAACTTACATACTTATAACCATCAAAGATTTGGTACCAAAGAGTCTTGTTccattgattttgataattctaGTTTCGATTTCCACTTCACAGTCGCTGAATCCAATATAGTGTCAGTGGGAAAGAGTGAATTTGGTAATCAGGAGAAGGCTACTTTAGAAAAAAGCATTTCCCCCTATGAAAAAATGGAAGAAGGAGATGGAACGATGAAAACTGAATTGAATGAATGCCTAGTGACAAATCATAAGGAAGATACATCAGTAGAAACTGAAATGGATGATCAAGTTGGGATTAGCCAAGAAAGGAATCATAATAAAACTGATCTAGGCAAGGAAATCCCAAGCTCCAGTGGAAGTGTTGAAATGAAACCAAATGTATTTATTAATGGGAAACCTTTGGCAGATCATATAGTCCAGAAAGCTGAAAAGTTTGCTGGACCTATTCAACCTGGAAACTACTG GTATGATTTCCAAGCTGGATTTTGGGGCGTAATTGGTCATCCTTGCCTTGGAATAATCCCT CCATTTATCGAGGAATTAAGTTGTCCCATGCCAGATCGCTGTGGAGGCGGAAACACTGAAATCTACGTGAATGGACGCGAACTACACGATAGAGACTTAGATTTACTTGCTAACAGAGGCCTTCCAACTACAAGAAATAAGTCTTATGTGGTTTTGTTCTCTGGTAGAGTTTTTGATAAGTACACAGGCCATGAGCTGAAAAGCATCGGCCAACTTGCTCCAAC AGTTCAAAGACAGATGTGTGGATATGGAATGAAAGTCCCAAGATTCCTGTCAAACTGA